The Ziziphus jujuba cultivar Dongzao chromosome 3, ASM3175591v1 region TATTTCGTGTATCAATGGGGTAAAGTAACTTGTACTGGAAATCTGTTTGACtttaactaaattttatatcaagGTTAAGATCTTTAGTATTTGAGGAGAATAATGACTTGTACCAGAAATTTAATTGGAATAAGTATATTGTGAATTTTTTGTTGAGGTTAaggtttttgtattttaaattacgTTGTTTTTTACGTTTTTTAATCTTATTACTTGCTTGCTGGTTTTAACTAAGAACTCCCCAAAACGGAGGAAAATTTGATGATTTGATGAATAgtattaagtaaaaaaaaatttggatgggGTTGACCGCTTAATGACATTAGAGTAGCTAATATCATCATGGGCTGGACTTTGGGAAGGGCTGGATCCGGACagtaagaaaataatttaaaattatttggaatatagaataaaatttatgattaagtaaaatataagaaattttaaataaaaaataatcaaaatataataaaattttgaaatgatttgaaatgcaaaaaattcaaataataaaaaaccctGTATTTCATCTTAAAAGACCGTGACAACTAGCTGTCACGTTTTCAGCCCTAACCCATGACAATTAACTGTTGTGGAATGCATCCTAATCACCACGACGGTTAACTGTTATATATTTCATAACCATCCACAATAACCAGCTGTCGTGTAAATCTAACGCGACAGTTTGTTGTTGTTTAAAATCTCCTCCATTCAATGATAACTCCGTAAGCTGTCGTCCATTGTTTTCAATGACAATTTATAAATAGCATTGAAATATCATATATTTAGTATCCTCATTTAACAATTTTGTTGTAGTGGGTTTTGTATTCAAGTAACCCGAAtgacaaaaaagaaatgattcatttatcaaaatttataatttttcctaTGTTctaacctttatatatatatatatatatatacacacacataatgTTGGTATTTGGGTGAATTTTTCTTGTTACTTATactatggaatatatatatatatatataaatacacacacgcacacgcgtgtgtgtatttatatatatatatatatatacacacaaaggCTCAAATCAAGTCATTTATCTTAAGACTaatatcagatttttttttttcaaccacatgatcatattaaaattaagatttaaaattttatttattaattaataggtCTTAACAAGgtttcttttttatgtattaggatttaaaattaacGATGCAGTTCTctatctatgttttatgtttaaaaaaaaattaataaactttaaatgatatatattgtcAACACCCAAAATTGTCCATTTCCTTTCCTGTCTTTTTCACTTGTatcttcctttttcctttatATGTGCTTTCATCTCAGCTTTACATCTCTGTGTTGCTCCTTGGCAAACATACATCCTTAAGTTTTAAGGTTTGTATGATGACTTGGTTTATTCATATGTGTCTTCACATAAACATACATCCTTATGTTTTTAAGGGTTTGTGTGATGACCCAATCCAAGTTGCATAGGCGTCTTCTATTGCTGCCAACTAAGGTTGAACTTGACACTGATCTCTTCAATTCTTTTGTTCCAGTTTTACCCTTAAATGGAGTACACGTGGGTCTTATTATTTGTAGGTGAATAccggtatttttttttttttttcgctttgAGAATACGGGTATTATTATGTACCATTATTTGGTGATATAACATATACCATTATTTGGTGGTATAGGCTGCCACATGGAAAATTCACTATCCATAAGGTCTATGAAACTCCTTTAATCCTTATCATatccaaattttatatatttatatatctaaaaaTCCTTATcatatacaaattatatatatttatatatctaaaaattctattattaagatatcttaataaaattttgtatggACGCCAGCATTCTACAACATATTACAGGAAAATTTCTCCGACAACATGTTGCGGGACATTAACgtccataaaaaatttcatcagaATGTCCTAATGGTAGCTGGATTATCTATATATTAAGACATATATTTCATAATCACATCTTCATATTAATTAGTACTACTAAAAATAtccaataattatattatatttaggaTGATATTAactaatataaagaaaaataaatataaccatACTTTAAAGGAGGCGTATAATTGGAAAAAAGATAACtcttaagaaaaatgaaaattagatAACAATTGACGACACACaggcacacacacacacacacacacatacaaacaTACTAAAAAAGTCACTCCTTTATGGGCTTCTTCTTTATCCATGGCGTATAACAtcttaaactaataaaaaacaaagatggCAAATCCATTGTAAACCTGAAAGCCCTAATCCCAAGCCTTCTCGTAGAAACATGTCGACGTATATCTGAAACCACCACCATAGCCATCCCATTAAGCTCCTTCACAGACATCCTTAGCTTCTCCTTCAACCCACTTTGCTTTGAGAAGTGGTAACTTCTTAAGAATGCCCGTCTTGCATGCCATAAATCACGACCTTCAGCAAGCTCACTTCCATGTTCATCTTCTTCACTATCTATATTAGTGACACCAGAAGATTCACAGTTATGTGTATTGGACCAATTGGACATAATCATGATCAGGAGAAGATTTTCTGTTTCTCATAGAAAAGGGTAGGTGAATACATAGAGCGCCATATATCTTTATATAgaggattatatatttatatatatatatatatacaactctGGTTAATTGATAGGGAAATTGCTTTTTGGACCCTcacatttaaaatgttttaatttaaactCCGTTTGAATTTACTCCATTTTGgtaataatcataaattttggcaaaatgtggaatttaaatTAGATTGTAACAAACtgcaaatttatgaaattagaaggtctaaattgcaataaattaaaactagAGTGTATAAATTGCAAAATTGCACCCaattgcatttaaatatttgtaaAGTGTGATGGAGTCATTAACTAccctttgtcccaaaaaaaaataatcgaaTAGGacaaaaatgcaataaattaaaatttgataccTTAAATtgtacattttaaatttgagagTCTAAGATGCAGTTATCCCAAATTTGAGAATAATATTCAATTGCAATTaaccacaatatatatatatatatggagtaatCAAGTTCAAATAACGTTCTTATACGAGGAATAAAATGTGACATTCCTTTTTTGGCTTTTGGATagtattaaaatttgatatttaaaattatatttattgatcATTAGATCTCGATTATACATATTTTTCgtacatataatttaatatgtcattaaattcatatttgatcactttttaaattttcaattttaatttttgatgtgaTATAATAGTTATCAAAAATGGAtgtcaatttaataaaataagataaatcttATTTTAGACTAACTGATACACGaaaagggagagagaaagagttttgttcaatgcatatatgtatacgtACGAGcaactttgacttttttaaattagaaatagGAATTTAGGTTTAGTGGTTTAACCACAGAGGAAATATTTGTTGTTTGGTGGCTTTGGGTTGAAcgccatatatttatttaaatctttTCTTTGTCTGTTCCTCTCTTGTATGGTAATTCTGGTTGGACTAAAggttttgtattattttatttggggTTAGCAATTTAGTAGGAACTAACAAAAAGATTTATCGTaaattaacaaggaaaacaAAACACTCAAAGAGACATCTGCCGTAAGTGTTTTTCAGGGCTTTCCCAGATATCCAAATTGATAACGTCTTGTGCAGAGTTTGTCCTATATTTCAACTGGAtagtcaaaaaataattaactacaAAATTATCTatcttaatattttaatgatgtcCTCTTacataaaaaccaaaacaaaagatgTCCTCTTACGTAAAACATATTCATATACACAACTGATCATTTTGGAGATATTCCCCACCCTAGTTTGAAAGACATACTGATATGAGGAGGCCAAATcactcatacatatatatatatatatatatatattattattcaattactCCTATTTATCCTCCCTACCCAATTTGTTTTAGGATTAATGAGTTTTGGCCTAATTACACATCACCACCGCATGCTTTGAAATTCATCAGCTGCATCCCTTTTGGTTATTTGTCTTTTGTTAATTGTAACAGTCTAAGTGAATTAAAGTCATTGTGAAAGTCAATCAATAAAGTTAGAGAAacgaaataaaaaattcaaatactgAATATTTTGGACCATACTTTCCTCAACACCAATGTGGAGGCATTCCTCCTTACTGCTTTAGGTgccattttattattggtttatAGGGTTGTTATAATATATGGGGTAATGAGATTGATTCATCAATGCTaatcctaattaattattttcttcactaattatttttaaacattatcTAATAAtattgtgaaattttatattttagggCGATTCACTACAAGAAAAATGAGAAGCAATTAATATGTCGTGCAAAATAAAAGCTGACACTTCACAAAGCGTTGCCCAGTATGGTGTtgttaaaattacaaaacaaaagcCGGCATTTTGAAAAGTGCTACCTAATACTCAAGAAAAGCcgacattttttattaataaaagcatcactaaatatattcaaaaaaccGATGCTTTTCTGGAAAAACGtcactatatatatagcaattatcgaaacttttttgaaaaaagcatCGTGAAATGTACAGTAATAGCtgatacttttttaaaaatgtagCTAAAAGTCTAAGAAAATCCGACACTTTTTCTAAAAAAGCGTCGGCTATTGCATCAatttttagcgatgcttttCCAAAAAGTGTCACTAAAGTCTAATGCAATAGCCGACACATTTTAAGAAAAGCGTCggctttcctcctttttttttttttttgaatggagctttaattttctcaaatttggattatctaatagctaagcttcatgcaaaataattaaaagataataaatttaaaataaatatttgcataacaaaataatatttcaaataaattaaatattaactcatataatatttttacaatttggtcaactattttatatagttatgcacaaacaaaagcaattaaactaTCATACTTATTTAGATTAAAGGTTTGAGATCATAATTGATACACATTCAGCTCTAAACTGGTTGAGATTATCTTGTGACAAAGTTGCAACCTCATActacatatgaaaaaattatgttaaaaaattattaatacatatacaaaataaataaatataaattattaaaaagtaattaagtatataaaaatgttaaaattaccaTTGTTCGTAAGTTTTATCGAGGTACGTTTCTCCTAATAATATCCTCCATTATTATCATGATAAATAACCACATTCGGTATTCCATGCTGCTTAGAGGTCTCAATTTGcaaacataaatttaaatgcAATATTAGATAAGAAGTACACGTGTAAgataataaatatgtaaattaacgactaactcatataataattcaatttcatattatcaacaaaaaaacaaaactaagcATACCTTTTCTAACGACGCAAAATCCAATAAATCCCTATAGCCAAACCCAAACACAATTTGCGGCCAAGCTGGTCACCCAATGGAGCAAACTTTGGTCGCAATGCTAACCTAATCCATTGCACAATGAGCAACcaatatcaaaatgaaaacccTAACCTGATGCAAAATTAAGAACAAAATTCTGATTCTAAGCAAAATCATGATAAAAACCCCGATTCCAAGCAAAATcgcaaacaaaatatcaacccaAATAAGATTAAGAAAATCCATAGCTTAATTTTGAGAAAACCCACAGattaaataagaagaaaaacccACAACCCAAGTTTTTTCCACCTACAACT contains the following coding sequences:
- the LOC107435254 gene encoding uncharacterized protein LOC107435254, giving the protein MIMSNWSNTHNCESSGVTNIDSEEDEHGSELAEGRDLWHARRAFLRSYHFSKQSGLKEKLRMSVKELNGMAMVVVSDIRRHVSTRRLGIRAFRFTMDLPSLFFISLRCYTPWIKKKPIKE